TCAGGCGTTCCGGATAATCGGAGCGTCTGATTTCTTATTTTACGCTTTCCTCTTTTGGATAAAGTGTCCACGATAACTTGAGCCTGTTCGGTGAAAAAACACATTGTTAAAGGTATCTTATAGAAGGGTCCAAAAAGAGGATGAAACAATGTGTAGAATGTTTGGTTTTGTTGCTTTTGCAACGTTTTGCTTAGTGGGTAGTTTGGGCTTTGCTCAGGAACAGGCGACTTTCTATGTTGCACCCAGTGGCAGTGATGCCAATCCGGGAACGGAAGCGGCACCCTTCAAGACAATAACCAAGGCGCAGAAGGCCGTTCGCGAAATCAACGGCACCATGACGGGCGATATCGTCGTGTACTTGCGCGAGGGAACCTACCAGCTGAACAGCACGGTGAACTTTGACGAACGCGACGGCGGCAAGGACGGCCATTACGTGCGCTACAAGGCCTACAATGGCGAAAATCCGCTAATCACGGGCGGCATGCCAATTACTGGCTGGGCCATCCATGATGAGGCGAATGGTATCTGGAAGGCCGAAGGCGTCGAAGGCAATTTCCGCCAGTTGTACGTGAATGGCAAGAAGGCCGTTCGCGCTTGCTTCCCCAACGCAATTGCAGCAAATGACAAGGGCGCAGGCTCTTTTGATCACGATTTTGTACGCCTTACGAAGGTGGACTCTTCGGGCCGCGCCTTTGATGTTTCTGCGGACTACGTCAAGAATATCAAGAACATCGAGGATGTTGAAATCCATCTGATGATCGCCTGGGCCGAAAGCATCTTGCGATTGGAAAAAGTTCAGGTGAACGGCGGTACTGCAAAACTCATCCCCAAGGATCCTGAACGTACCAAGTTGTTCCATCGCGCATACCCGATGCTCGGTACGGCCTTCACGAGCAATCCGCCCAAGCAGCAGGTTTTCTATCTGGAAAACTCCTACGATTTGCTTGATGCTGCGGGTGAATGGTACCTGGATGAAAAGGAACATGTGCTTTACTACAAGCCCCGTTCCGGAGAAAGCATGGCTACGGCCAATGTGGTTGCTCCCCGTTTCAATACTTTGTTCAACGTTTTAGGTAAGGATACCAAGAACAAGGTGGGCTATATGAGTTTCGAAGGCCTAAACTTTGCTCATTCCAACTATACCCGCCCCAGCGAAGAAGGTTTCCTGGATTTGCAGGCGGCAAACTTCAATGTGGATGTCCTTCCGGATCCTGGTCGCGGGAATTGGGAAAGGTTGAACAGCAACAAGTTCTTGCTGTGGCGTCCGGATGCCGGCTTCCGTGTCGAAAATGCTCACCATTTCCTGGTCAAGAACTGCACCTTTACGCAAATGGCAGCGACCGGTCTTGACTTTGTATCGGGCACGAACGACGACGTAATCGAAGGCAACGTGTTCTACGAAATTGGCGCTGCAGGCATTATGCTTGGCAAGTTCTATCAGGACTCCACGACCGAAATTCATATCGCCTACAATCCGAGCGACAAGGAAGAAATCAGTACACGCGACACCATTCGCAATAACCTCGTGACCAACGTGACAAACGAACACCAGGGTGCTGTGGGTATCGGTGCAGGTTACCCGCGCTATGTGGTGATTGAAAATAACGAAATTTCCTACACTTACTATTCAGGAATTTCCCTTGGGTTTGGCTGGACCAAAGACCAAACGGCCATGACCAACAACCATGTCAACAAGAACAATATTCACCACATTTCTCGCCTGCTTTGCGATTCCGGACCGATTTACACTTTGAGCAACCAGGGCACTGGTAGCGAAATCAAGGAAAACTACCTCCACGATTATAGTGCCTCCAAGTGGTCCGATTACTGGGTCTTGCCAATTTACCTCGATGAAGGCTCCAGCGGCTTTACGGTCGAAAATAACTCGTACAAGAATTCTCCGAGTGGTGTCGGCCAAAACCAGCCGGGACAATTTACTCAAAGGAACAATGGCGGTTATATTGAGTCTGTTGCTGCCGCTGCGGGCCTTCAGGGTGAATTCAAGAATCTTGCAGACAAGATTTCGAA
The nucleotide sequence above comes from uncultured Fibrobacter sp.. Encoded proteins:
- a CDS encoding carbohydrate-binding protein, producing the protein MCRMFGFVAFATFCLVGSLGFAQEQATFYVAPSGSDANPGTEAAPFKTITKAQKAVREINGTMTGDIVVYLREGTYQLNSTVNFDERDGGKDGHYVRYKAYNGENPLITGGMPITGWAIHDEANGIWKAEGVEGNFRQLYVNGKKAVRACFPNAIAANDKGAGSFDHDFVRLTKVDSSGRAFDVSADYVKNIKNIEDVEIHLMIAWAESILRLEKVQVNGGTAKLIPKDPERTKLFHRAYPMLGTAFTSNPPKQQVFYLENSYDLLDAAGEWYLDEKEHVLYYKPRSGESMATANVVAPRFNTLFNVLGKDTKNKVGYMSFEGLNFAHSNYTRPSEEGFLDLQAANFNVDVLPDPGRGNWERLNSNKFLLWRPDAGFRVENAHHFLVKNCTFTQMAATGLDFVSGTNDDVIEGNVFYEIGAAGIMLGKFYQDSTTEIHIAYNPSDKEEISTRDTIRNNLVTNVTNEHQGAVGIGAGYPRYVVIENNEISYTYYSGISLGFGWTKDQTAMTNNHVNKNNIHHISRLLCDSGPIYTLSNQGTGSEIKENYLHDYSASKWSDYWVLPIYLDEGSSGFTVENNSYKNSPSGVGQNQPGQFTQRNNGGYIESVAAAAGLQGEFKNLADKISNIPLADFSNPIPQAPFKNAFVFPALVQAEDYDEGGQGVSYSDKDIANQGNAYREDGVDVVGLECTDSAATQGCKGYAVGYTQAGEWMEYSVNVPADAKYFVKANVATASETSSFMLLVDNNAVTDTVAVPKTDSTWDVYKEIDVGTVELKQGEHVIRLLITGDYLNIDWIQFADSANQTLPPTQWVEKVRLEVSPETAYDVFGLTGKYLGRVELRGESVRNALVREGFAQGIYLVRGSRHAKALRVQVR